The Malus domestica chromosome 10, GDT2T_hap1 nucleotide sequence TGACAACAACGACATTGTAAAACTGTTTTGTAGTGAATCCCAAAAAATGAACCGCTAAATGCCTATACAGGAACTTTCAGTATACGTTGGGATCAAAGCACCAAATATTGCTGCAGTCAAGCAACCTCTTCAAGGAGTTCCAGTTATCACTGCATATTCATAGTAGATTTATTAGGTTGCGATGTGAACGTTCCAATTACAGATAATTAGTACTGTCAAAATAGCATCAGATTCAGATTTGTAATCCTGCGGCGTTTATCTTATAGCATTACTGTCATCAGACTCGGAATTCTATACAGAGATGAAAACAACTCAAACAAATTACAAACACTCCATGAATACCACCCCGTCTAAATATCATTCTTTTCTCCCAACTTTCTTCCTAGTACAAATAAAACTAAGATGAATTTCCCACTTATGCATTGCTTCTTAGTCTACAAAACTGGAATGGAAAAAGATGACCTGCATCAGCTATATCTACATTTCCTACTTATACATTGCTTCTTagtatacaaaaacaaaaaaaaaaagtaaaaggcACTGCTTCTCAGTTTCTAATAACATACATAAATCGGAATCAGATGCAGATGCAGATCAGAATCGATCAAGTGAGTAAGCCCTTCGCTCGACACCCTTCAACAAATGACAGATGTAACAAATGCTATACATCAAGATCAAATGATTTCAGAGTTGTATAGTTAATAGCTTTAGATACTTCGTCAAAGGCACACTCGTTCCCgataaattaaaaggaaaactaatgaaaagggacTTGaaaatagtaccaggtttgaccttttagtataaaaatatggtttttcgttaaataaACAGTatcgtgggcttttcgttaaaactcccaataATCAAACAGATAATACatctatgtttattttttttttttcatagtatCTTGATGATAAGTTGATAACCAAATGCCCTTCCCCCAACATATAATTTTAGATTTACTAGTGCAAACACAAGCATTAAAGGATGAATCCGTAACAAATCCAACTTCTAAATCAGACTTCCAACTTACCCAGATGCCCAAATCACACAAATTTTATCTgtatcatcaaaagttttagccTTTCTGTTCATCCCCAATCaccaaaactaaaaaattaCGAACTTGCCGTAAAATGCAGATATTCCAATCCATTTAATGTTCTAATTTTTCAAGAAACATCCAATATAAAGCACTCCAACAAAAGATTCCACGCAAAGATTAAAacccaataaaataataaacacaTCAGATACTGGCGGATATAACAAAATCAGAGAAAATGCagcttgaaaaaaaattgagataccaaccaaatcaaactcaaatttccaccaaaataaattaataaaatcgaaAATACTGCGCAAGAGGAGATTTTGAAGCTTACCCAGATGCCGAAGTGGGGGAGAGAATCTGAATTAGGAGAAAACGCAGAGCCGCTTATGGTTGTAGAGCTTCAGCTGCACGTTCATGGAGGACAAGGAAATAAATAAATCAGTCACCTTCCTAGCTTCTCAAGCGGATTACATCACATACAGCAGGCGCAGTTAATTGTAATCTGCGTCCGCGGATTTTGGTTGATTGCTTTATTTCTTGGTTTCAAAAATTTCACGCCCCACTTTTactatttgtttcttttcgGCCCCTCCTGCTGACTTGGCGTGTGACTTTGTCtttttaaattgacaaaaaataaatgtctttttcaaaattatATTTTCAGATGTCTTGAGATTTATCCGAAAATCTTGATCGATTTTTTCTTGACAAtgcaatattttaaattatttgttaGATACCTAATTACGATTGATTCATTGTGTAATTAATCCGAATGTTCCTTTCTTGCCCATTATCGTTGTATTAATTAAAGCGATAAACTTGTAAATAACGGGAAAGTGAAGCAAAATTCAAAggggcatttttttttctttcttgatatAATTATATGGTTATACTAAGGAGTGGAGGAAGAAATTTATATCGAACTCGCTAtttacaaaattcaaacttaagaCATTTCATTTACAAGTAATGATGAATATCATTAGATTGTAGTATTATTGTTTAAGTATCAAAACATTGAGAATTCCAATTAATATGGTTCGACTTCTTCTCTAATTGGAAACGActcaagagaaatgctaaggagactcgcTCAAAAATGAAATCCTCTATGAAGTCTCTGTTACCTCATTTTTTGGCACAATATTAGATAATATTATCACAAAAATTAACTGAAGTGACAAAGAATCTATAAAAAAATTCCCTTTGATGtattaaatatattattattcCCTCCTGTATTTACTATTTAGTGGAAACATATGCTTACGAATAAATAAAGCTGTCACACATTTTCTTGCCGCGATGGCGTGATTTTGGAACCTGATTGCGATGTGGCAAAAGAAAAACTATTAAAGTCCCGATTTCTCATAGGTgaccaaaaatataaataaaaaaaagaagtttggGGGTTGgaagtataaataaattaaatcggAGGGTCTCAGTGAAAAGTTGAAAACTGTGGACGCTTGCGGGCTGGTTTGCCTGCGGTATTGTGAACGGGGAAAACACGTTCCACGCATTCTCGGTTTCTGTTTTTTGGTCTATCCGAAGTTTCCAAACCAAAACTTGGCGTTTGGTGGCACTTAATGTGAAATCTGAAAATTAATCAGGCACCTAAAGTTTATAAGACTTTTGTCTCTTGGCTCCTATCAAATCACTTTATTTATTTGCAGATGGTgctttagagcaagtccacctcTAAAGACTTTATGTCAGTACCCAACCCATTTatccagtgaacagtaatatacttcagtgaacagtaataggtcaATGCATCtctacccctaaaaaaatgcgctggcataAACGATCTCCACcccctacaaaatgcgctggcatccatcctatttaaaatatttttaaattttttctaaaagaataaaaaaataaaatggttttaatttcggataggatttttaaccaatctcgtcacgccacgtgtcattatccgaacgtactattttgtgaatagatttccgctaagattttcaaccaatcccgacgcgccacgtgtcacttccgttttacaataatttagccaagatttcgataagattttcaatcaATCATGTCATGTCATATatcattatccgaacgtactattttgtggatagatttccggTAAGATTTTTTACCAATCTCCGGTTTACAATactttagccaagatttcgataagcttttcaaccaatcacgtagtgccacATGGCATTGtccaaaacctcatcctttctttttttgtccatataaaccttacatccctacatccatcctcacaccaaactcaatccttctttttagctcagaatccttgttcatcgttttcaaatcttgagttcttattacaatgtcttcttcaaggagagTGTATGAACAGTTGCAGGAGCAACAGAAaaggttgttggcacaacaTGCAGAATTGGCCAATTtcgaggaaggtggaggtggagatgaggttttcttcatggaggaggatgaggatgatcaccatagaaggcagagagcctcacattcccgccgtGTCATGGAAGTCGTGGGTCAGATAGCCAAACTCAGATGTGTTGCAAACCTCGATAGAAAAAAGGAAAGACAAGGTAAAGAtctcttggaagattattttattcccaacaacatattccctgatcatgtttttagacgtcgttttagaatgcaacgaagtttgttcgacaaaatcatgagtgTTATTTacaaccatgatccatactttgtgcaaaaagatgatgtttttcatgttctaggtcttcttcctgagcaaaaaattacggtTGTTTTGCGAATGCTtacatatggagcatctgcagatcaagtggatgagatcgcgAGGATGGGAAGAACAACTGTTCTGGAGTACCTTATGCGGTTTTACTCTGCAATTGAAGCCCTCTACACCAATTAGTACCTCCGGACACCCACGCCAAGGGACATGCGAAGGCTTctgaggaagggtgagatgcaaggcttccctggcatgattggaagcatcgactgcatgcactggacttggaaaaactgttCAAGTGCATGGTAATGAGCTTATGGCGACAGAAAAAGAGCCAAAAAcatcattttggaagcggtggcttcatttgatacatggatttgacatgctttttttggtgttccaggagctctgaatgacctaaatgtccttgcccaatccccagtgttcgatGAACTACTGCAAGGAAAATGGCCGAGATGCACATATTGGGTTAACTGTACCCAATACGAGGGATCATACCACATTGCAtatggcatttacccaaggtggtcaacgtttgtcaaaacagtgtcACATCCACagattgaaaaggaaaaacacttcgcaaaatgtcaagaagggtgtaggaaggatgtcgagcgttgttttggtatcctgcaagCTCATTGGGCGATTATCAGGGATGCAGGTaaaatgtttgatgtcgaggctcttcgatccatcatgatgacgtgtattattctccacaacatgattgttgaatatgagtatgattatgatgccgtcgatgaatatgagccggatccgatgaacaactcaagaacaagtATCTACTGTGCTCATGACTGGACCGAAGATCCCATGCAACACAAGCCGTTGGAACGCGATGGAtgttacaatgaattgatcgttCAGCGGTACACTGATGTGCAAGAGCCATACTGGCACGTAACCCGCCAtaatgacttgattgagcaccagtgAGGATTGCATGAAGGCgaagataattaaaatgaggcttgtggttgaagaataaagtgtattttttttttttttagttttatgtaattctatgtagtgtgttttgtttttaagtttatttggtgagtttatgtaatcttatttcatgtgtttaaataaagtacaaaaataaataaataattacattaaaattgcataataaattaaataaaaataaataaagttttaaaaataaataagaaataacataaaaattacataagaaattaaataaagttcaaaagaaaaaaaaagaaaaaacataaaaattacataagaaattaaataaaattctaaaaaaaaaagaaattacataaaaattatacaaagtctcTGGAGCTAGGATATGTGATGCTAGGATCTTGGTTGCTATGATTTGTGTAGCTAGAACCCCCTTGACTTGTTTCCGCATCTCTTGTACGTCTCCTTCGCACGACATCTCTTTTTTCCaatgtccaaaaatattttaaattcggagacagtcctactagagacttgcttatagtgtcacgatctgcttgaaccatcctttcttctctaagcatttCATTTTCTTGATGAAGTGCTTGTCTAACCAGCTCGTTCTCTCGATTAActatttctctttgtctctcagccGCCGCATCACGGGCCTCAGTAGCTGCTATTATTGCTGCCATAGCAGcaactttttcctcatctctagccttttcccctgccatgttcagttcaccttggcgagcaagttcctccatatatttagtgtagtcatttttggaagaactaccttttttctttgatgcctTATTACCTTGAGGCCTGAGGGACTAACGAGTCGGTTAGGTCTTGGGCACTTGTTCAAGCGTCCCTTCAACGTCTTGAAATGTATCTGCTTCTTGTTCGGCCATGGCGAATTATGTAAACCCATGccgtgcatgacaacttctggactggttgccacaattttgtatttaggGCAACCTTTGACAATTTCCCAACATTCtcatttgttgaatgatttgttctggttctttgaattgtagaatgcttgagcttgtagtgtctataaaaatgtgggataagatagtgttaaaaaatgcgggtgtaacacaaataaataaattaaaatattgatgcgggtggaatgctcataaattacataaaaatgacataagaaattaaataaaaattacataagaaattaaataaattaaaatattgatgcgggtggcatgcatataaataaataaaaatattgtcacctgatccgctaaacttgtcccactacgcAGGTTACTGGAAGCATGAGAGATGacgtttttccaacaagtaaaggatgcgttgagttttttccaacgaccttgaagaccttgactagttctggtgtcttttccatgtacatcgcaaaacgctttcgtagttttactccacatttcttgcttatccatctcattacccgtaatcggatcatgagtagtgtaaacccaacattcacacaacgtaacatcttcaatgagcttccacgaagatatttttttctcttaaagtgtagaaaatattgaaatgtagatagtatagaaagtgtagaaaatattgaaatgtggtgtaaggtggaagatgaggattaagtatttatagaaaaaaaaataacttttttaaaattttactgtattttaaaaaaaaaaattctgtagttttttataatttttaattaattttaatgttgttaattaatctggaccgttggatttgaaaaatattcaaatccaagagccaagGATCTGCCACGTGGCCAACAGTTATAAATATGATCGTTGGGCCTTTTGGGGGGGGggaaacgtggaccgttgatctgtgatcaGACGGTCcagtttaaaagtaaaatttaaatttttgttaccgttggaaatccaacggtctagaaaaactagccgttggaaatccaacggctctGAGCATGCTACGTCGCTGCAGCACAAGTGGGCTGATAGCGCCTGCCCCTTTGTCCTCTACTCGCTGCCAAGCGCGAGTCCAGTCCACGCGCCAGCCAAATAGGCCGGCTTTTGGGTCTGTCAAAAATGGGCTGGTCTGTTGCCTGGATTGGGCTGGGTGTCAGGCAGCCCGACGGGCTGAAGTGAATTCTCTGACCCTCAGCTTGATATTTGGACTGGGTGCTGGGCAAATATCactccggtggacttgctcttaacgGAGTGCAAACTACAACTTTTattttagagtaaattgtagcaatagttcctcaattttaatcaaattggagcaatggtcattcaactaaaaatccattaccattggtccctcaacttatcaaaatgtgtagctatagttcttttcatcaatttcgtcaaaattttgtcaaaataagttatgttggaataactatttatataattagggtcattcaactcatcaaaatgtgtaattatggtcattttcgtcaactacgtcaaaagttttgtcaaaacgagttatgttggaaggatcattgctgcaattggattaaagttaaggaaccgtttctccagttgaattaaagttgagggaccaatggtaatggatttttagttgaggaccATAACTGCACATTTTAATGAGTTGAGAGACCactggtaatgaatttttaattgagggactattgttccaattgagttaaagttaaaggaccatagctacaatttactctttattttatgACAGTGCAGCGTGTTTCAACAGTTAGCTACTCATTACTTAGAGTTTTGGGAAGAATAGTGTAAGTTTTTTGTTCGTAATGCGTATTTCTGCTCGCTATCGAGAACAAGTACAAATACAAAATGAAGCAGGTCGGTCTACTATATGCTATCAAGATGCACTACGCACCTACTCGAGTTATGGTtcgtttgaaagtgcttttaaaataacttaaactgtttttggtgaaatttgattttgagttctaaaagcactttaatTGCTTTTTAGAAGTAGCACCAAATGTGTTTTTTTTGCAAAAAGTACTTAAAAGTGCTTTTCCAAGATGCACTtaaatttttactaaaaattgattttaaaaattttttcaccaaaaacgtttccgatcattttaaaaatactttcaaacAAGTCCTTAATCTTCGGAGGAGAGCTTATTCAAGATGCCTCATGTCTGTGTGCAAGAGCCAAAATCCATCATATGTTTTGGAAGTCATACAAAGTGACGAAACATACAATTCAAATGTTATAATGCCAAAACATTGTCTGAAAATCACGTCTAATTGGAACAACGAAAGCCTAAGAGGCCTCGGCGGCAGGTTGAGTCACTCCACTCTTCACCAACAGTTTGCTCAGTGCATCAGGGGAGCACACCTGGTACTTCACCTTACCCGAAGGCAAGACAAAGACTTCCGCCAACTCGAGCTTATCGGATGTCAGACTAGTGCTGTCCATTGTCTTGCTCAGCACCTTCAGCGCAAGCTCAACTGCCTCTTCTCTTGTTATTTCATCCTTGTAGTCCTGCTTCAGCATTGACTGTGCTGCCTGGTTGTTTGCCCCAATGGCCGCAGCCTTCCAACCGCCATAGTTTCCACTTGGGTCGCTCATGTACAGCTGAAAACCGTAGTTTTTGTCCCAACCTGCAAACAGAAACGAAACGCCAAATGGACGGAGCCCACCAAACTGCGTGTAGCCTTGTTTGGTGTCACACAGAGATTGGACTAGTTGTTCAACAGGCATTGGCTCTTGGTAAGCAAATGTGTAGCGCTGTGCTTGGACCCTGGCTGTGTTGATCAAGATGTTGGCATCAGACATTATCCCAGCCACTGCACATGCGACGTGGTCATCAATCTTGTACATCTTCTCTGTTGATGTAGAGGTCTGAAGGAGCTTGGAAGTCACCTTCTTTTCACCTACCAACACAACTCCATCTTTCGACAATATCCCAATTGCAGTCCCTGCGTTTCCAATGGCCTCCATAGCATACTCAACTTGGTAGAGACGACCTTCAGGAGAGAAGATCGTCGTGCGGCTGTCATACCTTCGAGACATTTGATATCACACTGAAATAAGTAAAACAATGAAACTGATTAAATACCACCACATAAGAAGTATCAATGGCTAAGAACATGGAATTACAAATGAAATTTCAGGAATTAAATGAGTCAGGAATGCATCCAATAAACATGTCATCTTCAGAAATAGTATCTACAGAAACAATGAAAACGTATTCGAACAAATTGAAATGGCTCTTCTAATAAACCCTACagtggaaaggaagaaaagaataGTTCTTGTGGCTTCAAGTTAATaaagttaaaataattaaaacagaacatacATCAGTAACATCACTTTTTCCAATGGTATGCACTCAAATTTGGACTCGAAGGGGTAAACTTCCCACAAAGTTGTCGGATTTAGAAATAATACATAGAAGACTGAAATTCACTACATGTTTTGCAGCTGCATTTTGACTCTAGCCGCAAAGAGTTCCTGCTTGTTCCCAACAGCTGAATGAATAAGAGGTTCCAAACTAAATTGCATACATATATACAGTTAATATTGGTCAAAATTACAGTATATTAAACCATATTTTAATAATTAGGTATGTGTCTGCAAATATTCTAACTTCCCAACAGACATATAAATAACGCATCTAGCATCGTCCACTttcatgttattttttttttgagaagaaacaattttattaaagaatagTGAAAAACACAGAAGTGGATAAGAAGTCCACCAACAAAAGGAAAATCCCAATAGGATTTGGCTACATTAGCCAATTCTAGACCTAGCTCACTTAACTGCTGCTAACAAATCCCACAGTATTTGAGATAGAGAACAATTATTAAACTCTTTAGTAACCGAAGCCCAAAAAGATGCCCAATATTTTACTCTCCCCCAAAGTACTTCTGCCCCCACTCCAGTATAGTCTTCAAAAATCCTTCTGTTGCGTTCCAGCCATATATTCCAAAAAATTGCCGATACCAGGCAACCCCACAAAGCTTTGgattttttcccttttccaaGTGCCTTAAAATTGGTGCTTAGTAGCTCAAAACACCCTTTAGGAATGACCCAACTTACTTTAACCTCCTGAAACAGTTTCCACCATAGTTGGATCGAGTAGGAGCAATGAAGAAAGATGTGATTTACACTCTCCTCCTTAGCTTTACATAAACTACACCAATGTGGGGATAAACACATCAGAGGGTTTCTCCTTTGAATTTTGTCGCAAGTGTTGAGACTCCCAGTGGCCACAAGCCATACAAGTATTTTAACCTTCGGAGGAGCTTTTGATTATCTGCCGCAATCACTAATACTTGAAGTAAGAAAGTTAATATCCACTCTTTAAGACCATTGCTCAACTATAGGGCCAACAGTTCACGTGCTATTTACCAGAGGCAAACAAGTTTTACAGCAGCAGAAAAATCACAC carries:
- the LOC139188692 gene encoding uncharacterized protein, with translation MRRLLRKGEMQGFPGMIGSIDCMHWTWKNCSRALNDLNVLAQSPVFDELLQGKWPRCTYWVNCTQYEGSYHIAYGIYPRWSTFVKTVSHPQIEKEKHFAKCQEGCRKDVERCFGILQAHWAIIRDAGKMFDVEALRSIMMTCIILHNMIVEYEYDYDAVDEYEPDPMNNSRTSIYCAHDWTEDPMQHKPLERDGCYNELIVQRYTDVQEPYWHVTRHNDLIEHQ
- the LOC103445988 gene encoding proteasome subunit alpha type-4, which translates into the protein MSRRYDSRTTIFSPEGRLYQVEYAMEAIGNAGTAIGILSKDGVVLVGEKKVTSKLLQTSTSTEKMYKIDDHVACAVAGIMSDANILINTARVQAQRYTFAYQEPMPVEQLVQSLCDTKQGYTQFGGLRPFGVSFLFAGWDKNYGFQLYMSDPSGNYGGWKAAAIGANNQAAQSMLKQDYKDEITREEAVELALKVLSKTMDSTSLTSDKLELAEVFVLPSGKVKYQVCSPDALSKLLVKSGVTQPAAEAS